Proteins encoded within one genomic window of Onychostoma macrolepis isolate SWU-2019 chromosome 11, ASM1243209v1, whole genome shotgun sequence:
- the zgc:113307 gene encoding lumican, whose protein sequence is MDISRILLLLSVCGPTWAFTLDLDYGGVPLWINRFLGEPSVLTLKDRMDPGWFRAVNTQSCPLECDCPIQWPTALYCDHRGLTQHPSGLPSRTQYMFLQGNNIAILGSGAFANATNLRWLILDRNQLLSEQLDNVLFSNLTHLVNLFINNNNLTRVPVGLPSGLKQLRLAYNRIEKISEGAFQNLDNLTLLLLQGNRLTTIEEGDLKGLGVLNLLDLSHNLLETFPKHLPPSVQQLYLSNNSLTGLSENSLHGFNRLHYLRLGHNKLRNEGLDHGAFNLTSLVELDLSYNQLTEIPTVPTTLQYLYLEVNHIQEFNISSFCRTVGPTSYSRMKILRLDGNKLEYHKLPPDWVFCLRVLHNIYI, encoded by the exons ATGGATATAAGCAGGATTTTATTGTTGCTCTCTGTGTGTGGGCCAACTTGGGCCTTCACGCTGGACTTGGACTATGGAGGTGTACCACTCTGGATCAACCGTTTTTTGGGCGAGCCGAGTGTGTTGACTTTGAAAGATCGGATGGATCCCGGATGGTTTCGTGCTGTTAACACACAAAGTTGTCCATTGGAGTGTGACTGCCCTATTCAGTGGCCAACAGCTCTTTATTGTGACCACAGGGGCCTTACCCAGCATCCCTCTGGTCTTCCGTCCCGCACACAGTACATGTTTCTCCAAGGCAATAATATAGCTATCCTTGGATCCGGAGCGTTTGCCAATGCCACCAACTTGCGTTGGCTGATCTTGGATCGCAATCAGCTACTGAGTGAGCAactcgataatgtgttgttctCCAATCTGACCCACTTGGTAaatcttttcataaataataataacctgaCAAGGGTGCCAGTCGGACTGCCTAGTGGACTTAAGCAGCTGCGACTCGCATATAATCGCATCGAAAAGATTTCTGAAGGTGCTTTCCAAAATCTGGATAATTTAACATTACTTTTGTTACAAGGTAATCGTCTGACGACTATTGAAGAGGGCGACTTAAAAG GTCTTGGAGTCCTCAACCTCCTGGATCTTAGTCACAACCTCCTGGAGACTTTCCCCAAACATCTGCCTCCATCTGTCCAGCAGCTTTACCTCTCCAACAACTCTCTGACTGGCCTGTCCGAAAACAGCCTTCACGGTTTTAATAGACTCCATTATCTACGGCTTGGACACAACAAATTGAGGAATGAAGGGCTTGACCATGGTGCATTTAACCTCACATCTCTGGTAGAGCTGGATCTTTCTTATAATCAGCTGACAGAAATCCCTACAGTTCCCACCACACTTCAGTACCTCTACCTTGAGGTTAACCATATCCAAG AGTTTAACATCAGCAGTTTCTGCAGGACAGTAGGACCCACATCATATTCACGTATGAAGATTCTGAGGCTGGACGGTAATAAATTGGAGTATCACAAGCTGCCTCCTGATTGGGTGTTCTGTCTACGTGTCCtccataacatttacatttga
- the fmoda gene encoding fibromodulin a, with protein sequence MQLIALLLLGLLNFSLAQERDPFQWLSSLHSRGYASLQADNTGGECPEECDCPPTFPVAMYCDNRNMKQMPYIPSRMKYVYLQHNQITSVPDNAFGNATNLVWVLLHENHINSVGKQAFAKLVNLDRLYLNNNNLTEVPSNLPRSLRDLRLNHNKITKLPPNAFEGMENLTILLLHNNGLQDIGGLKGLKSLTLLDVSGNQLKKVPNGLPEMLHQLYLESNSIEAVPENFLSQFTNLQYVRISHNELTNKGIPQNTFNNSGLVELDLSFNKLESIPVVSTNLQHLYLQANQIKEFTLGSFCSVVDVMNFSKLQVLRLEGNEISAGDMPSEAALCLRLASDIAV encoded by the exons ATGCAGCTAATCGCTCTTCTGCTGTTGGGACTCCTGAATTTCTCACTGGCTCAGGAGAGAGATCCTTTCCAGTGGCTTTCTTCCCTGCACAGCCGTGGTTACGCCTCTCTGCAGGCTGACAACACCGGAGGAGAATGTCCCGAGGAGTGCGACTGTCCTCCAACTTTCCCAGTCGCCATGTACTGCGACAACCGCAACATGAAACAAATGCCTTACATCCCATCCCGGATGAAGTATGTGTACCTGCAACACAATCAGATCACCTCTGTCCCAGATAATGCTTTTGGAAATGCTACCAACCTTGTGTGGGTTTTGCTGCATGAGAATCACATTAACTCAGTGGGCAAGCAAGCGTTCGCCAAACTGGTGAACTTGGATCGCCTGTACCTGAATAACAACAACCTAACCGAGGTGCCGTCCAACCTGCCTCGCTCACTACGTGACCTTCGTCTCAATCACAATAAAATCACCAAGTTGCCCCCCAACGCTTTTGAGGGCATGGAGAATTTGACCATCCTTTTGCTCCATAACAATGGTCTTCAGGATATCGGTGGCCTGAAAGGCCTGAAGTCGTTAACTCTGCTGGATGTGAGCGGTAACCAGCTCAAGAAAGTTCCTAATGGTCTTCCTGAGATGCTCCACCAGCTCTACCTAGAGTCCAACTCCATCGAAGCAGTTCCAGAGAACTTCCTCAGCCAGTTCACCAACCTGCAGTATGTCCGTATttctcacaatgagctcacaaaCAAAGGCATCCCTCAAAACACCTTTAACAACAGCGGTCTGGTGGAGCTGGATTTGTCCTTCAACAAGTTGGAGAGCATTCCTGTTGTTAGTACTAATCTGCAACATCTTTATCTACAGGCCAATCAGATCAAAG AGTTTACATTGGGCAGTTTCTGCAGTGTGGTGGATGTTATGAACTTCTCCAAGCTGCAAGTGTTGAGGCTGGAAGGAAA